In Streptomyces sp. NBC_01439, the following are encoded in one genomic region:
- a CDS encoding DEAD/DEAH box helicase produces the protein MRNPSAHGRFGVKGGAKAGARTPAKAPRTLGPQGEFTMHAPKEPALAPVESFAELDLPHELVETMASLAVTEPFPIQAATLPNALAGRDVLGRGRTGSGKTLAFGLALLARTAGQQADPKRPLALVLVPTRELAQQVTEALEPYAAALKLRMATVVGGLSIGRQVSSLRTGAEVVVATPGRLSDLVGRRDVHLERVKITVLDEADQMCDMGFMPQVTEILDQVHHAGQRMLFSATLDRNVDQLVRKYLKDPVSHSVDPQAGAVSTMDHHVLHIHAADKVSAATEIAARDNRVLMFLDTKHGVDQFVKHLRAMGVRAEGLHSGKSQPQRTRTLAQFKSGAVTVLVATNVAARGIHIDDLDLVVNVDPPADHKDYLHRGGRTARAGESGRVVTLVTPNQRRDMVRLLSDARIRPTITQVRSGEAALTRITGAKAPSGVPLAGSAPTDAKGKPSGSDLAFRGMGTRPGRGKESRKTIEARQQAEARRAARVRRGV, from the coding sequence ATGAGGAACCCGTCAGCTCATGGGCGCTTCGGTGTGAAGGGCGGTGCCAAGGCCGGTGCCCGGACCCCCGCCAAGGCCCCCCGGACCCTCGGCCCGCAGGGTGAGTTCACGATGCACGCGCCGAAGGAGCCGGCGCTGGCGCCGGTGGAGTCCTTCGCCGAGCTCGACCTGCCCCATGAGCTGGTGGAGACCATGGCCTCGCTGGCCGTGACGGAGCCGTTCCCGATCCAGGCCGCGACCCTCCCGAACGCGCTGGCCGGTCGGGACGTCCTCGGTCGCGGCCGGACCGGCTCGGGCAAGACCCTCGCCTTCGGCCTGGCTCTGCTGGCCCGTACGGCGGGCCAGCAGGCGGACCCGAAGCGCCCGCTGGCGCTGGTCCTCGTACCGACGCGTGAGCTGGCACAGCAGGTGACCGAGGCGCTGGAGCCGTACGCCGCGGCCCTGAAGCTGCGGATGGCCACCGTGGTCGGCGGGCTGTCCATCGGCCGCCAGGTGAGCTCCCTGCGCACCGGGGCCGAGGTCGTCGTGGCCACCCCCGGCCGGCTCAGCGACCTGGTGGGGCGGCGGGACGTACACCTGGAGCGCGTGAAGATCACCGTGCTCGACGAGGCCGACCAGATGTGCGACATGGGCTTCATGCCGCAGGTCACCGAGATCCTGGACCAGGTGCACCACGCGGGACAGCGGATGCTGTTCTCGGCGACCCTGGACCGCAACGTCGACCAGCTCGTCCGGAAGTACCTGAAGGACCCGGTCTCGCACTCCGTCGACCCGCAGGCGGGGGCGGTGTCCACGATGGACCACCACGTGCTGCACATCCACGCGGCCGACAAGGTCTCGGCGGCGACCGAGATCGCGGCCCGGGACAACCGGGTGCTGATGTTCCTCGACACCAAGCACGGGGTCGACCAGTTCGTGAAGCACCTGCGGGCGATGGGCGTGCGGGCGGAGGGCCTGCACAGCGGCAAGTCGCAGCCGCAGCGCACCCGGACCCTGGCCCAGTTCAAGAGCGGGGCCGTCACCGTCCTCGTCGCGACGAACGTCGCCGCGCGCGGCATCCACATCGACGACCTCGACCTCGTCGTCAACGTCGACCCGCCCGCCGACCACAAGGACTACCTGCACCGGGGTGGCCGCACTGCGCGGGCCGGCGAGAGCGGCCGGGTCGTCACCCTCGTCACCCCGAACCAGCGCCGGGACATGGTCCGCCTGCTCTCCGACGCCCGGATCCGTCCGACGATCACGCAGGTGCGCTCCGGCGAGGCGGCACTGACCCGCATCACCGGCGCCAAGGCCCCCTCCGGGGTCCCGCTGGCGGGCTCCGCACCCACCGACGCCAAGGGCAAGCCCTCGGGCTCTGACCTGGCCTTCCGCGGCATGGGCACCCGCCCGGGCCGTGGCAAGGAGTCCCGCAAGACGATCGAGGCCCGCCAGCAGGCCGAGGCCCGCCGCGCGGCCCGGGTACGCCGGGGCGTCTGA
- a CDS encoding MarR family winged helix-turn-helix transcriptional regulator, which translates to MQGKTRPPATAGEAIARMDQYVALGIVGQQEVAQLLGLNVTDLTCLGHILGAGDAPLAAGDLAGLLDLTTGAVTGVLNRLERAGYARRVPDPADRRRVRVVADPTAAARVVAVYQPMYDRLATLFADYTPDEVAVIADWFGRAAVEIRAHCAQVRSGELTGEPTAGEA; encoded by the coding sequence GTGCAGGGCAAGACCCGCCCCCCGGCCACGGCCGGCGAGGCGATTGCGCGCATGGACCAGTACGTCGCCCTGGGCATCGTCGGCCAGCAGGAGGTGGCGCAGTTGCTCGGGCTCAACGTCACCGATCTGACCTGCCTGGGGCACATCCTGGGCGCCGGGGACGCCCCGCTCGCCGCCGGTGACCTGGCCGGACTGCTGGACCTCACCACCGGAGCCGTCACGGGTGTGCTCAACCGCCTCGAACGCGCCGGATACGCGCGGCGCGTCCCCGACCCGGCCGACCGGCGCCGGGTCCGGGTCGTGGCCGACCCCACGGCCGCCGCGCGGGTCGTCGCCGTGTACCAGCCGATGTACGACCGGCTGGCCACCCTCTTCGCCGACTACACCCCCGACGAGGTCGCCGTGATCGCCGACTGGTTCGGCCGCGCGGCGGTCGAGATCCGCGCGCACTGTGCGCAGGTGCGGTCCGGGGAACTGACCGGGGAACCGACCGCCGGGGAGGCTTAG
- a CDS encoding HGxxPAAW family protein, producing the protein MSAHGHVDLGHTVAGWTGTGLALLGFAGAGGALCASWIPGIWIGLGVVAAAGIVTWLLHLAGWGKPSGPRPEADWDWRTRDAGAHAGHADCLGCRAGGPRRALAAAARPRSTASLPAGDGNA; encoded by the coding sequence ATGAGCGCGCACGGCCACGTAGACCTCGGCCACACGGTGGCCGGCTGGACCGGGACCGGCCTGGCCCTGCTGGGCTTCGCGGGAGCGGGCGGCGCCCTGTGCGCGTCCTGGATCCCCGGGATCTGGATCGGCCTCGGCGTCGTCGCCGCGGCCGGGATCGTCACCTGGCTGCTGCACCTCGCCGGGTGGGGCAAGCCGAGCGGCCCCCGGCCGGAGGCCGACTGGGACTGGCGCACCCGGGACGCCGGCGCGCACGCGGGGCACGCCGACTGCCTCGGCTGCCGCGCCGGCGGGCCGCGGAGGGCCCTTGCGGCGGCCGCTCGGCCCCGATCCACCGCGTCGCTGCCCGCTGGGGACGGCAACGCGTGA
- a CDS encoding cold-shock protein, which translates to MATGIVKWFNSEKGFGFIQQDDGGPDVFVHFSAIETTGFKSLEENARVEYSVSQGPKGPQAEKVVPLR; encoded by the coding sequence ATGGCAACAGGCATCGTGAAGTGGTTCAACTCGGAGAAGGGGTTCGGCTTCATCCAGCAGGACGACGGCGGCCCCGATGTGTTCGTGCACTTCTCCGCGATCGAGACCACCGGGTTCAAGTCGCTGGAGGAGAACGCGCGCGTCGAGTACTCCGTCTCGCAGGGCCCCAAGGGTCCGCAGGCTGAGAAGGTGGTTCCCCTCAGGTAG
- a CDS encoding TetR/AcrR family transcriptional regulator: MSPQDRRAEDPRTARTKGRLRTSLLAECAVRPLAEVSVSAVVRRAGIGRATFYLHYEDLTALAVDACADVVHAAVDALHAWQTGPPPLPPTRPPAALAAFLTEVADRAPLYRTLLLPGGDGPLGRRLHRELRARARAERAAVGAPHPELVASAVAAAFTGVLADWLHEDIRADPEALADHLWQLLLALHRAIGPDGGPNATRTR, encoded by the coding sequence GTGAGCCCGCAGGACCGGCGCGCCGAGGACCCGCGCACGGCCCGGACGAAGGGGCGGCTGCGGACGAGCCTGCTGGCCGAATGCGCGGTCCGGCCGCTCGCCGAGGTCAGCGTCTCGGCGGTGGTGCGCCGGGCCGGCATCGGCCGCGCCACCTTCTACCTGCACTACGAGGACCTCACCGCGCTCGCCGTGGACGCCTGTGCGGACGTGGTGCACGCGGCGGTCGACGCCCTGCACGCCTGGCAGACCGGCCCGCCGCCGCTCCCCCCGACCCGGCCGCCCGCCGCGCTGGCCGCGTTCCTGACGGAGGTGGCCGACCGGGCACCGCTCTACCGGACCCTGCTCCTCCCGGGCGGCGACGGCCCGCTCGGCCGACGCCTCCACCGGGAGCTGCGCGCCCGGGCCCGGGCGGAACGGGCGGCGGTGGGCGCCCCCCACCCCGAGCTGGTCGCGTCGGCGGTCGCAGCCGCGTTCACCGGCGTACTCGCGGACTGGCTGCACGAGGACATCCGGGCGGATCCCGAAGCCCTGGCGGACCACCTTTGGCAGCTGCTCCTGGCCCTCCACCGCGCGATCGGGCCCGACGGCGGGCCGAACGCGACCCGGACCCGGTAG
- a CDS encoding DUF1304 domain-containing protein, giving the protein MHTVASVLIGLVAALHAYFMVLEMFLWQRPPGRALSGFDADTARLTAPLAANQGLYNGFLAAGLVWSLVIDSLATQIFFLICVVVAGIYGAATANRRILVAQALPGALALGAALLAA; this is encoded by the coding sequence ATGCACACGGTCGCATCGGTCCTGATCGGCCTCGTGGCCGCGCTGCACGCGTACTTCATGGTCCTGGAGATGTTCCTGTGGCAGCGGCCCCCCGGCCGCGCACTGTCCGGCTTCGACGCGGACACCGCCCGCCTCACGGCTCCGCTCGCCGCCAACCAGGGCCTCTACAACGGCTTCCTCGCCGCCGGACTGGTCTGGTCGCTCGTGATCGACTCGCTCGCCACCCAGATCTTCTTCCTCATCTGCGTGGTCGTCGCCGGGATCTACGGGGCCGCGACCGCCAACCGCCGGATCCTCGTGGCCCAGGCCCTGCCCGGCGCCCTCGCCCTCGGCGCCGCGCTGCTGGCCGCGTGA
- a CDS encoding thioredoxin family protein, protein MARRVHQPLEDQEFDFILSMTTGPVLAYFCGSWPKAVEACRAMDAVVGELTEEYGTRFTPVRTDMTRCPGPTRRYGVTGAPTAVLIKDGEAVASQAGPMTREEFRAFLDAHL, encoded by the coding sequence ATGGCACGTCGGGTGCACCAGCCACTGGAGGACCAGGAGTTCGACTTCATCCTCTCGATGACGACCGGGCCCGTGCTCGCGTACTTCTGCGGCTCCTGGCCCAAGGCCGTCGAGGCGTGCCGCGCGATGGACGCCGTCGTCGGGGAACTGACCGAGGAGTACGGGACGCGCTTCACCCCCGTCCGCACCGACATGACCCGCTGCCCCGGGCCGACCAGGCGTTACGGGGTGACGGGCGCGCCGACCGCCGTGCTCATCAAGGACGGTGAGGCGGTCGCGAGTCAGGCGGGGCCGATGACGCGCGAGGAGTTCCGGGCGTTCCTGGACGCCCACCTCTGA
- a CDS encoding DoxX family protein, translating into MPRASSPVLLAGLLATAAVAHAAVPGKFDAIVPRSLPGSPRAWTYGSGVAELALAAGVAHPRTRRVAALATAAFFVGVFPAHVKMAADARHASPAVRAATLVRMPLQVPLVLWARKVSREA; encoded by the coding sequence ATGCCACGCGCCTCCTCCCCCGTCCTACTGGCCGGTCTCCTGGCCACTGCGGCGGTCGCCCACGCGGCCGTACCCGGGAAGTTCGACGCGATCGTGCCCCGTTCACTGCCGGGCAGTCCGCGCGCGTGGACGTACGGCAGCGGGGTGGCCGAACTCGCCCTTGCCGCCGGCGTCGCCCATCCGCGCACCCGCCGGGTGGCCGCGCTGGCCACGGCGGCGTTCTTCGTCGGCGTGTTCCCGGCGCACGTGAAGATGGCCGCCGATGCGCGCCACGCTTCCCCCGCCGTCCGGGCCGCGACGTTGGTCCGGATGCCCCTGCAGGTGCCGCTGGTGCTCTGGGCCCGCAAGGTGAGCCGGGAGGCCTGA
- a CDS encoding YciI family protein, with protein MPRFLTMIRIDEQDLPSDEFPPEFEQRMGALLEEITKAGVMLDTAGLLPTSAGTRLSWSGGKISYTDGPFTETKEVVGGYSLTQCKDKAEAIEWTRRFLEIHPVEWKVSAEVREIQEM; from the coding sequence ATGCCGCGCTTCCTGACGATGATCCGCATCGACGAGCAGGACCTGCCCAGCGATGAGTTCCCGCCCGAGTTCGAGCAGCGCATGGGCGCGCTGCTGGAGGAGATCACCAAGGCCGGGGTCATGCTCGACACCGCCGGGCTGCTCCCCACCTCCGCGGGGACCCGCCTCAGCTGGTCCGGCGGGAAGATCAGCTACACCGACGGACCCTTCACCGAGACCAAGGAGGTCGTCGGCGGCTACTCCCTCACCCAGTGCAAGGACAAGGCCGAGGCCATCGAGTGGACCCGGCGGTTCCTTGAGATCCACCCGGTGGAATGGAAGGTGAGCGCCGAGGTCCGGGAGATCCAGGAGATGTGA
- a CDS encoding RNA polymerase sigma factor: protein MSAAQAVEAVFRIESARIIASVARVVRDVGIAEEIAQDALVAALEQWPRTGVPDRPGAWLMTTAKHRAIDLVRRKETYARKLAEVGRSLQDVPPPAEPADPEDIDDDLLRLIFTSCHSVLATESRIALTLRLVGGLTTQEIARAFLTSEATVAQRIVRAKRALAKAGVPFEVPYGADRDARLSSVLEVIYLVFNEGYAATAGDDLVRPALCEDALRLARVLAALMPEEPEAHGLAALLEFQASRIATRTGPAGEPVLLADQNRARWNRLLIHRGARALGRAGSGPYSVQAAIAGCHAAAVRYEDTDWSSIATLYGRLVQLVPSPVVELNRAVAVSMAEGPAAALPLVDGLAREPALRAYHLLPSVRGDLLERLGRTEEARAEFERAASLTRNAQERTLLLARAARL, encoded by the coding sequence GTGAGTGCGGCCCAGGCGGTCGAAGCGGTGTTCAGGATCGAGTCCGCGCGGATCATCGCCAGTGTCGCCCGCGTCGTGCGGGACGTCGGCATCGCCGAGGAGATCGCCCAGGACGCCCTCGTCGCGGCGCTGGAGCAGTGGCCCCGGACGGGGGTTCCGGACCGGCCGGGCGCCTGGCTCATGACCACCGCCAAGCACCGCGCGATCGACCTCGTCCGCCGCAAGGAGACCTACGCGCGCAAGCTCGCGGAGGTCGGCCGGAGCCTGCAGGACGTGCCACCGCCCGCCGAGCCTGCGGACCCCGAGGACATCGACGACGACCTGTTGCGCCTGATCTTCACCTCCTGCCACTCCGTCCTCGCCACCGAGTCCCGGATCGCGCTCACCCTGCGCCTGGTGGGAGGGCTGACCACCCAGGAGATCGCCCGCGCGTTCCTCACCTCCGAGGCCACCGTCGCCCAGCGCATCGTCCGGGCGAAGCGGGCCCTGGCCAAGGCGGGGGTGCCCTTCGAGGTTCCGTACGGCGCCGACCGCGACGCACGGCTCTCCTCGGTCCTGGAGGTCATCTACCTCGTCTTCAACGAGGGGTACGCGGCCACCGCCGGGGACGACCTCGTCCGCCCCGCCCTGTGCGAGGACGCCCTGCGCCTGGCCCGGGTACTGGCCGCCCTGATGCCCGAGGAGCCCGAGGCGCACGGGCTGGCCGCGCTGCTGGAGTTCCAGGCCTCCCGGATCGCCACCCGCACCGGCCCCGCCGGGGAACCGGTGCTGCTCGCCGACCAGAACCGGGCCCGGTGGAACCGCCTGCTCATCCACCGGGGCGCCCGGGCGCTGGGCCGGGCGGGCAGCGGACCGTACTCCGTCCAGGCCGCGATCGCCGGCTGCCACGCGGCGGCGGTCCGTTACGAGGACACGGACTGGTCGAGTATCGCCACCCTGTACGGGCGGCTCGTCCAACTGGTCCCGTCCCCGGTCGTGGAGCTCAACCGGGCGGTGGCCGTCTCGATGGCCGAGGGGCCGGCGGCGGCCCTGCCGCTGGTCGACGGCCTGGCCCGGGAACCGGCCCTGCGCGCCTACCACTTGCTGCCGAGCGTACGCGGAGACCTGCTGGAGCGGCTGGGTCGGACCGAGGAGGCCCGCGCGGAGTTCGAGCGGGCGGCCTCCCTCACCCGCAACGCACAGGAACGCACCCTGCTCCTGGCCCGCGCGGCCCGCCTCTGA
- a CDS encoding TetR/AcrR family transcriptional regulator, translating to MPREPRGPGGSAAPPDLAAVADLLWRVDAERTIEGRPRLTPRRIVDAAVAVVDTDGLDALSMQRVATELGCTAMALYRHVPGREHLLAAMVDAACGRPPAATGAGWRAEVEAWVDALWSRYCSHPWMVRVPTVSAPVGPNELAWFEALLSPLACSGAARGELIPLATFVSGAVRDLARIATELDPAGAASYGRVLAERLDPGNFPTLCALAGEPGLDEEEDGAVAPIVACGIARLLDGIEKAPSTTDEKGNR from the coding sequence ATGCCCCGTGAGCCCCGGGGGCCGGGCGGATCCGCCGCCCCGCCCGATCTCGCCGCCGTCGCCGACCTGTTGTGGCGGGTCGACGCCGAGCGGACCATCGAGGGCCGACCGCGCCTCACCCCCCGCCGGATCGTCGACGCGGCCGTGGCCGTCGTCGACACCGACGGGCTGGACGCACTGTCGATGCAGCGCGTGGCCACCGAGCTGGGCTGTACGGCCATGGCCCTCTACCGGCACGTGCCGGGTCGCGAGCACCTGCTCGCGGCCATGGTCGACGCCGCCTGCGGCCGCCCGCCCGCGGCGACCGGGGCGGGCTGGCGCGCCGAGGTGGAGGCCTGGGTCGACGCGCTCTGGTCGAGGTACTGCAGCCATCCGTGGATGGTGCGGGTCCCGACGGTCAGCGCCCCGGTCGGACCGAACGAACTCGCTTGGTTCGAGGCACTGCTGAGTCCGCTCGCCTGCTCCGGCGCCGCCCGCGGCGAGCTGATCCCGCTCGCGACCTTCGTCTCCGGCGCCGTGCGCGACCTGGCCCGGATCGCCACCGAACTCGACCCGGCCGGCGCCGCCTCGTACGGACGGGTCCTCGCCGAGCGCCTCGACCCGGGTAACTTCCCCACGCTCTGCGCGCTCGCGGGCGAGCCGGGTCTGGACGAGGAAGAGGACGGCGCGGTCGCCCCGATCGTGGCCTGCGGCATCGCCCGCCTGCTCGACGGCATCGAGAAGGCCCCCTCCACAACCGACGAAAAGGGAAACCGATGA
- a CDS encoding condensation domain-containing protein, whose translation MRQFPLEMHHMAPGRVVEWRLRSTAAEAADTGDPVGRKASFNQDKHFTVAEESRAADDPVASWVAVTFEVTGRLDEQALAQSLLSFVQRHEVLRCAFRRLAGEVACEPFDPAGLTLEPRQMGAFETSDLLRDFLVERFKRSIDTLSWPLFIMGAVEREDSATVYLAFDHIVCDGMSMPIVAREVSMGYEALCRGEDVELPPAPSYLDFAEEQRRRYLSIDDRDERLDYWKAFMGEAGEFFPRFPLDLGVEPGRMYPIVNESSTLLDAAEAEVFEKTCLAAGGKPFMGVLASVAVCLREAGGPGVYRGFMPVSERGRDTWAHSVGWFVNTLPIEFDASPGRDFTQVMASVRAGFSEMMSHLDVPFVRAWQLLAPEEFAARSWPYPVNFFSYIDMRKCPGAERHDEWRPTTHVWSARANGACSWFQRDTEGMHMNSIYVDTPAARRTMGDFQEGLRLTVQEIARSGGFRRPIALTTPRRPLGTPLDVAAVARRG comes from the coding sequence ATGCGGCAGTTTCCTCTGGAGATGCACCACATGGCACCCGGCCGGGTGGTCGAGTGGCGGCTCAGGTCCACGGCGGCGGAGGCCGCCGACACGGGTGATCCGGTGGGCAGGAAGGCGTCCTTCAACCAGGACAAGCACTTCACCGTCGCCGAGGAGAGCAGGGCCGCCGACGACCCGGTCGCGTCGTGGGTCGCGGTGACCTTCGAAGTGACCGGGCGGCTGGACGAGCAGGCCCTGGCGCAGTCCCTGCTCTCCTTCGTGCAGCGGCACGAGGTCCTGCGGTGTGCGTTCCGCCGGTTGGCGGGCGAAGTGGCCTGCGAGCCGTTCGACCCGGCCGGACTGACCCTCGAACCCCGGCAGATGGGCGCGTTCGAGACCTCCGACCTGCTGCGGGACTTCCTCGTCGAGCGGTTCAAGCGGAGCATCGACACCCTCTCCTGGCCGCTGTTCATCATGGGTGCGGTGGAACGCGAGGACTCCGCGACGGTCTACCTCGCCTTCGACCACATCGTCTGCGACGGCATGTCGATGCCGATCGTGGCCCGCGAGGTGTCCATGGGCTACGAGGCCCTGTGCCGCGGCGAAGACGTCGAACTGCCGCCCGCCCCCAGCTACCTCGACTTCGCCGAGGAGCAGCGCCGCCGCTACCTGTCCATCGACGACCGTGACGAACGCCTGGACTACTGGAAGGCGTTCATGGGGGAAGCCGGCGAGTTCTTCCCGCGCTTCCCGCTCGACCTCGGGGTCGAGCCGGGCCGGATGTACCCGATCGTCAACGAGTCCTCCACCCTCCTGGACGCCGCCGAGGCCGAGGTGTTCGAGAAGACGTGCCTGGCGGCCGGCGGCAAGCCGTTCATGGGGGTGCTCGCCTCGGTCGCCGTCTGCCTGCGCGAGGCCGGCGGCCCGGGCGTCTACCGCGGCTTCATGCCGGTCAGCGAGCGCGGCCGGGACACCTGGGCGCATTCGGTGGGCTGGTTCGTCAACACCCTGCCCATCGAGTTCGACGCCTCGCCCGGCCGGGACTTCACCCAGGTCATGGCCTCCGTCCGGGCCGGCTTCAGCGAGATGATGAGCCATCTCGACGTGCCGTTCGTCCGGGCGTGGCAGCTGCTGGCGCCCGAGGAGTTCGCCGCCCGCTCCTGGCCGTACCCGGTGAACTTCTTCTCGTACATCGACATGCGCAAGTGCCCCGGGGCCGAGCGCCACGACGAGTGGCGGCCCACCACACACGTGTGGTCGGCGCGGGCCAACGGGGCCTGTTCGTGGTTCCAACGGGACACGGAGGGGATGCACATGAACTCGATCTACGTCGACACCCCGGCGGCCCGCCGGACCATGGGCGACTTCCAGGAAGGACTGCGCTTGACCGTGCAGGAGATCGCCCGGTCCGGCGGGTTCCGTCGGCCCATCGCGCTGACCACCCCGCGGCGGCCCCTGGGAACCCCGCTGGACGTCGCAGCGGTCGCCCGCCGCGGCTGA